One region of Polynucleobacter sp. Adler-ghost genomic DNA includes:
- a CDS encoding oxidoreductase, with translation MNTPFKAFRLYSLDGAVTRKIESIQLDSLSPGNVIIKVAYSSINYKDALASKGLNNIVREWPRISGIDLTGIVVESLDSRFSPGDEVLVNGCGLGVDHDGGHAQYARVNADWVMKIPQGITLLDAATIGVAGYTAGLSLDLMELNGLNPLSGPILVTGATGGVATIAIDMLSKRGYQVTAMSGKPNEAEYLKNLGATEVITRISSESKFKPLEKAQWAGAIDSVGGSTLSWITRVMQPGGVIAAFGNAGGAELETTVIPFILRGIRLIGINANSPMNIREKVWKKIANEYHPTHLKEIASIISIEELAHHLDLTLAGKSKGRIVIDMNQ, from the coding sequence ATGAATACACCTTTTAAAGCTTTTCGCCTTTACTCCTTAGATGGAGCAGTCACCAGAAAAATTGAATCCATTCAATTGGACTCTTTAAGCCCCGGCAATGTGATCATCAAGGTAGCATATTCTAGTATTAACTATAAGGATGCATTGGCTTCGAAAGGTCTTAATAATATAGTTCGTGAATGGCCAAGAATTAGCGGTATTGATTTGACTGGCATAGTGGTTGAATCGCTTGATTCACGCTTTAGCCCAGGTGATGAGGTATTAGTAAATGGTTGCGGGCTGGGAGTAGATCATGATGGTGGGCATGCCCAATATGCACGCGTGAATGCAGATTGGGTAATGAAAATACCTCAAGGCATTACGCTTCTTGATGCCGCTACTATCGGTGTAGCAGGTTATACGGCAGGACTATCTCTTGACTTAATGGAGCTAAACGGCCTCAATCCACTAAGCGGTCCAATCCTAGTAACCGGAGCAACTGGCGGTGTAGCCACTATTGCAATTGATATGTTATCGAAAAGAGGTTATCAAGTTACCGCTATGAGTGGCAAACCAAATGAGGCGGAATATCTTAAAAACCTCGGTGCCACTGAAGTCATTACACGAATTTCATCAGAGAGTAAATTTAAGCCACTTGAAAAAGCGCAATGGGCAGGAGCAATTGACTCAGTTGGCGGCTCTACTTTATCTTGGATCACTCGCGTGATGCAACCAGGCGGAGTAATTGCGGCCTTTGGAAATGCTGGTGGAGCAGAACTTGAGACTACTGTAATTCCATTTATTCTCAGAGGAATCCGTTTGATTGGTATCAATGCAAATTCACCTATGAATATAAGAGAAAAAGTTTGGAAAAAGATTGCGAATGAATATCACCCAACTCATCTAAAAGAAATCGCCAGTATCATAAGTATTGAGGAATTAGCACATCATCTAGATCTCACGCTAGCAGGAAAATCGAAGGGCAGAATTGTGATTGACATGAATCAATAA
- a CDS encoding tripartite tricarboxylate transporter substrate binding protein, with the protein MKRREFLITIPSIGLYPFVSYSQTGFPSNSIKIVCPYAAGGGPDIQLRQAAPFLGETFKQSVIIENKVGAGGVLATQFTAQSAPDGYTLMLGSNIQLIQKIIKPEISISPLTDFAPISNMYSFPTVMMVSADSPYKRVEDVIAAAKASPGSMNYGSGGIGTSAHIAGATFVTLNNLKVIHIPLKGSVEIATSLIRGDTQFAFPIAGTAVPLIKGGKVRALAVTSKNRLTQLPDVPTLNEIMKNELTIQESWFGMWAPIKTPRDKIDALFQGITSALNNKALKTTFEEAGNMVTPSQSPQNFGIYMASENKKWAEIIRLTGITAE; encoded by the coding sequence ATGAAGCGCCGAGAGTTTCTCATTACCATTCCCAGTATTGGCCTATATCCGTTTGTGTCATACAGTCAGACAGGATTTCCGAGCAACTCAATTAAGATAGTTTGCCCCTACGCGGCTGGGGGTGGCCCAGATATACAGCTAAGACAAGCGGCTCCTTTTCTGGGCGAAACATTTAAGCAATCCGTGATTATTGAAAATAAAGTCGGTGCCGGCGGTGTACTAGCGACTCAATTTACTGCTCAGTCAGCCCCTGATGGCTACACCCTTATGCTCGGATCAAACATACAATTAATTCAAAAAATTATTAAGCCAGAAATTTCAATTAGCCCCTTAACGGATTTTGCGCCCATCAGCAATATGTACTCCTTCCCAACCGTGATGATGGTTTCAGCAGACTCTCCATATAAAAGAGTTGAAGATGTTATTGCTGCTGCCAAAGCCAGTCCTGGATCTATGAATTATGGATCTGGCGGGATTGGCACTTCAGCACATATTGCCGGGGCAACATTTGTAACATTGAACAATTTAAAGGTAATTCATATCCCGTTAAAAGGATCGGTGGAAATTGCTACGTCTTTAATCCGAGGCGATACACAATTTGCCTTTCCAATAGCAGGTACAGCCGTACCATTGATCAAAGGAGGAAAAGTACGTGCACTTGCCGTAACAAGTAAAAATCGTTTAACACAATTACCAGATGTGCCAACACTAAATGAAATAATGAAAAATGAGTTAACAATTCAGGAATCATGGTTTGGCATGTGGGCTCCGATCAAAACACCTCGAGATAAGATTGATGCTCTTTTTCAAGGTATTACTAGCGCCTTGAATAACAAAGCTCTGAAGACAACTTTTGAGGAGGCGGGCAATATGGTTACGCCCAGTCAGAGCCCTCAAAACTTTGGAATATATATGGCGAGTGAAAATAAAAAATGGGCTGAGATTATCCGCCTTACAGGCATAACTGCTGAATAA
- a CDS encoding STAS-like domain-containing protein encodes MDGVKANQLDLAHAAMERFGLTRQAIHAHFAALVKDGFLASSGSTKARVYQLGVKRFHDGLFKLKGLEESEVYSRDFGEIFNGLPKEIANICHYGFTEMLNNAIDHSEGTEVYIHVERTPDLISISIIDNGEGIFNHIARLLKLHDPRESILELSKGKLTTDPSNHTGQGIFFSSRAFDEFFIFSGDLVFTHADDSGIDFLLHNEKSHQGTRVVMKIALNSERILRTVFDSFSGTEDEDYAFNKTVVPVKLALYEGGQLISRSQAKRILNRVDRFKTVLLDFKGVESIGQAFADEVFRVFVKQNPQITIHSINESLEVKKMIKAAQSNCG; translated from the coding sequence GTGGATGGCGTTAAAGCTAATCAACTCGATTTAGCTCATGCCGCAATGGAAAGGTTTGGCCTTACTAGGCAGGCTATCCATGCTCATTTTGCAGCCTTAGTTAAGGATGGATTTTTAGCTTCCAGCGGCAGTACAAAGGCGCGGGTATATCAGTTAGGTGTAAAGCGATTTCATGATGGTCTATTTAAATTAAAGGGGCTAGAGGAGTCTGAAGTCTATTCGCGTGATTTTGGTGAAATATTTAATGGCTTGCCTAAAGAAATTGCCAATATTTGTCATTACGGTTTTACTGAAATGCTAAATAACGCCATTGATCATTCGGAAGGCACAGAGGTCTATATTCATGTAGAAAGAACGCCCGATCTTATTTCAATATCAATTATTGATAATGGCGAGGGAATTTTTAACCATATCGCTAGATTATTAAAGCTGCATGATCCACGTGAGTCTATTTTGGAGTTGAGCAAAGGAAAGCTCACTACAGATCCAAGTAATCATACTGGGCAAGGAATCTTTTTCTCATCACGTGCTTTTGATGAATTTTTTATTTTCTCTGGTGATTTAGTCTTTACGCATGCGGACGACTCGGGAATAGACTTTTTACTTCATAACGAAAAAAGTCATCAAGGAACTAGGGTTGTCATGAAGATAGCGCTTAATTCAGAAAGAATATTGCGTACAGTATTTGATAGTTTTAGCGGCACGGAAGACGAAGATTACGCGTTTAATAAAACTGTTGTGCCCGTTAAGCTAGCTCTATACGAAGGTGGCCAGCTTATTTCGCGTTCACAGGCGAAGCGTATTTTAAATCGCGTTGATCGTTTTAAGACAGTGCTACTAGACTTTAAGGGTGTTGAGTCAATTGGTCAGGCATTTGCAGATGAAGTATTTCGTGTTTTTGTTAAACAAAATCCACAAATTACAATTCACTCTATAAATGAGAGCCTAGAGGTTAAAAAAATGATTAAGGCTGCTCAAAGTAATTGTGGGTAA
- a CDS encoding TIR domain-containing protein — MARRVFFSFKYKDVSRAMIVRNSWVTQGRDAAGFIDAADFEKIKRQGDTSIKNWIDNQLRGTSVTVVLIGDKTCNSRWVKYEIQKSIAIGNGLLAIDVSKIKDLQGQTTDRCGRMVSNEYPLYYWNKDDGYENMGSWIEKAARKAGY; from the coding sequence ATGGCCAGAAGAGTATTTTTTAGCTTCAAATATAAAGATGTTTCTAGAGCTATGATCGTCAGAAATAGTTGGGTTACTCAGGGTAGGGATGCGGCTGGGTTTATTGATGCAGCAGATTTCGAAAAAATTAAAAGACAAGGCGATACCTCCATTAAAAATTGGATTGATAACCAATTAAGGGGCACTTCAGTAACAGTTGTATTGATTGGCGATAAAACTTGCAACAGCCGTTGGGTGAAATATGAGATTCAAAAGAGCATAGCTATAGGCAATGGATTACTAGCAATTGATGTAAGTAAAATAAAAGATTTACAAGGGCAGACTACAGATCGTTGCGGACGAATGGTTTCGAATGAATATCCACTTTATTACTGGAATAAGGATGATGGATATGAAAATATGGGTTCATGGATTGAAAAGGCTGCTAGAAAGGCTGGATATTAA
- a CDS encoding GntR family transcriptional regulator, with protein sequence MKLKNTELKNTGKKKRLVLQKTDIISLADKVYAELEEMIVTLQFKPGQMLSESELGEMLQVSRTPIGEALQRLAREGLVNILPRRGIVVTEINIADQLKLLEFRCVVSRFAAGSAARRSGDEERKQMQAIADQLLGAVKTRDGHALLQADKAFHDHFSTCVRNEFASRALDSLDSLSRRFWFVYHQSQDDAESGKLHANLALAISNGDSKAAERASDELFESLEKFVHQTLKR encoded by the coding sequence AAATACCGGAAAAAAGAAGCGACTAGTCTTGCAAAAGACTGACATCATCAGCTTGGCTGATAAGGTGTACGCTGAGCTTGAGGAAATGATCGTCACTCTTCAATTTAAGCCGGGACAGATGCTTTCTGAGTCAGAGTTGGGCGAGATGCTTCAAGTCAGCAGAACGCCGATTGGAGAGGCTCTCCAACGATTAGCTAGGGAGGGATTAGTTAACATCCTTCCGCGTCGGGGAATTGTTGTCACCGAAATCAATATTGCTGATCAGTTAAAGCTTTTGGAATTTAGGTGTGTAGTATCTCGATTTGCTGCCGGATCTGCTGCAAGACGTTCAGGTGATGAAGAGCGTAAGCAAATGCAAGCAATTGCTGATCAGCTTTTGGGTGCAGTCAAAACAAGAGACGGTCATGCACTTTTGCAGGCTGATAAAGCCTTTCATGATCATTTTTCCACTTGCGTGAGAAATGAATTTGCATCTAGGGCATTAGATTCTTTAGATTCTTTATCGCGGAGATTTTGGTTTGTTTATCATCAAAGCCAGGATGATGCGGAATCTGGAAAACTGCACGCAAACCTCGCTTTGGCAATCTCTAATGGCGACTCTAAAGCCGCTGAAAGGGCTTCGGATGAGTTATTTGAGAGTCTGGAAAAGTTTGTCCATCAAACACTAAAAAGATAG